The following are from one region of the Leptospira terpstrae serovar Hualin str. LT 11-33 = ATCC 700639 genome:
- the folE gene encoding GTP cyclohydrolase I FolE codes for MESSLTRNISVKRNRMENLIEEILKQIGEDPKREGLTKTPSRVKKAYDFLTSGYKADLNQIVNGAIFEENTTGMVLVRDIEMYSLCEHHLLPFYGRAHVAYIPNKKIIGISKIPRIVDVFARRLQVQERLTDQIAQAIQETLDPLGVGVVIKAKHLCMMMRGVEKQNSELFTSSLLGLFKTDPTTRSEFLDLIRTGSH; via the coding sequence TTGGAAAGCAGCCTCACAAGGAACATATCTGTAAAAAGGAATCGGATGGAAAACTTAATCGAAGAAATCCTAAAACAAATTGGTGAAGATCCTAAAAGAGAGGGTCTTACGAAAACTCCGAGTCGCGTGAAAAAAGCGTATGACTTTTTGACAAGCGGGTATAAAGCCGATTTGAACCAGATTGTCAACGGAGCTATCTTCGAAGAAAACACAACAGGGATGGTTCTAGTGCGTGATATTGAAATGTATTCACTCTGCGAACACCATTTGCTTCCTTTTTATGGAAGAGCACATGTTGCTTACATTCCCAATAAAAAAATCATTGGTATTAGTAAAATTCCAAGAATTGTGGATGTTTTTGCACGTCGTTTACAAGTCCAGGAACGCCTAACCGACCAAATTGCCCAGGCCATCCAAGAAACTTTGGATCCACTTGGGGTGGGGGTTGTCATCAAAGCAAAACATTTATGTATGATGATGCGCGGGGTAGAAAAACAAAATTCAGAACTCTTTACTTCTAGTCTTCTTGGTCTATTTAAAACGGATCCAACGACACGAAGTGAATTTTTGGATTTGATTCGAACTGGTTCGCATTAA